One window of Phaenicophaeus curvirostris isolate KB17595 chromosome 22, BPBGC_Pcur_1.0, whole genome shotgun sequence genomic DNA carries:
- the FNDC10 gene encoding fibronectin type III domain-containing protein 10: protein MPSLPPPPPLLLLLLILLLLRVAPAAEEAEEEEPWCPYKVRGEGEEEGGGRLCFRSPARGFQCSGRWCRSHRSAGGALVANVLLNGSVLVQWGAPRPSAGLRGFALNCSWDGTYTRFPCESVELGAACRDFLLPEAHGGVRYRLCLQPRFGPRRPAPPAQCVEFRPQPPAMRDIVVAMTAVGGSICLMLVFICLLVAYITENLMSPATAAPRRA, encoded by the coding sequence ATGCCCAGCctgcctccccctcctcctctcctcctcctcctcctcatcctgctgctcctccgCGTGGCCCCCGCGGCcgaggaggcggaggaggaggagccgtGGTGCCCCTACAAGGTGCGGGgcgagggggaggaggagggcggcGGGCGGCTGTGCTTCCGCAGCCCGGCCCGCGGCTTCCAGTGCTCGGGCCGCTGGTGCCGCTCGCACCGCTCGGCGGGGGGCGCGCTGGTGGCCAACGTGCTGCTCAACGGCAGCGTCCTGGTGCAGTGGGGGGCGCCGCGGCCCTcggcggggctgcggggcttCGCCCTCAACTGCTCGTGGGACGGCACCTACACGCGGTTCCCGTGCGAGAGCGTGGAGCTGGGGGCGGCCTGCCGCGACTTCCTGCTGCCCGAGGCCCACGGCGGCGTGCGGTACCGCCTGTGCCTGCAGCCCCGCTTCGGGCCCCGCCGGCCCGCGCCCCCCGCGCAGTGCGTGGAGTTCCGCCCGCAGCCCCCCGCCATGCGCGACATCGTGGTGGCCATGACGGCCGTGGGCGGCTCCATCTGCCTCATGCTCGTCTTCATCTGCCTGCTCGTGGCCTACATCACCGAGAACCTCATGAGCCCCGCCACGGCCGCCCCGCGGCGCGCCTGA
- the SSU72 gene encoding RNA polymerase II subunit A C-terminal domain phosphatase SSU72, translated as MPSSPLRVAVVCSSNQNRSMEAHNILSKRGFSVRSFGTGTHVKLPGPAPDKPNVYDFKTTYDQMYNDLLRKDKELYTQNGILHMLDRNKRIKPRPERFQNCKDVFDLILTCEERVYDQVVEDLNSREQETCQPVHVINVDIQDNHEEATLGAFLICELCQCIQHTEDMENEIDELLQEFEEKSGRTFLHTVCFY; from the exons ATGCCTTCCTCGCCGCTCCGCGTGGCCGTGGTGTGCTCCAGCAACCAGAACCGCAGCATGGAGGCGCACAACATCCTCAG CAAACGAGGATTCAGTGTCCGATCCTTTGGAACAGGGACTCATGTGAAACTGCCAGGACCAGCACCGGACAAGCCGAATGTTTATGATTTCAAAACAACATATGATCAGATGTACAATGATCTGCTTAGGAAAGACAAAGAACT ATACACACAGAATGGGATTTTACACATGTTGGACAGAAATAAGAGGATCAAGCCACGACCAGaaagattccagaactgcaaagatgtttttgatttgaTCCTAACGTGTGAAGAAAGAGTCTATGATCAAGTAGTAGAAG aTTTAAATTCCAGAGAGCAGGAGACGTGTCAGCCGGTGCATGTGATCAATGTGGACATTCAGGATAACCATGAAGAGGCGACCCTGGGTGCTTTCCTTATCTGTGAGCTCTGCCAGTGT ATACAGCACACGGAAGACATGGAAAATGAAATAGATGAGCTGTTACAGGAATTTGAAGAGAAAAGTGGAAGGACTTTTCTTCATACTGTCTGCTTTTATTAA